The Chitinophagales bacterium genome has a segment encoding these proteins:
- a CDS encoding GNAT family N-acetyltransferase, producing the protein MNNNVIIKIVDFQSDLQQASVDLRTRVLRTPLGLSFSKDELLAENNQIHIVAILDTIVVGTLLLQAINASTVKMRQVAVDDQFQNKGIGKMLVQFTENYTQQNQYKIIELHARLNAVPFYEKLAYQKIGDEFTEVNIPHYKMIKNIGY; encoded by the coding sequence ATGAATAATAATGTTATCATTAAAATAGTCGATTTTCAATCTGATTTGCAACAAGCATCTGTTGATTTACGAACCAGAGTTTTACGAACACCATTAGGTTTATCATTTTCTAAAGATGAATTATTAGCAGAAAACAATCAAATACATATTGTAGCAATACTAGATACTATTGTAGTTGGAACTTTACTATTACAAGCAATAAATGCATCAACCGTTAAAATGCGACAAGTAGCTGTTGATGACCAATTTCAGAATAAAGGCATAGGAAAAATGCTAGTTCAATTTACAGAAAACTATACTCAACAAAATCAATACAAAATAATAGAGCTACACGCAAGATTGAATGCAGTACCATTCTACGAAAAATTAGCGTATCAAAAAATAGGAGATGAGTTTACAGAAGTCAATATTCCACACTATAAAATGATAAAAAATATAGGTTATTGA
- a CDS encoding glycosyltransferase family 9 protein: MNILIIRLSSIGDIILTSPIVRCIKKQMRDAKIDYITKKEYTKLLSANPNINTVYTLDNDIKIINKNKYDYIIDLHDNIRSRKICSQLDGKVLRYNKQRFKRWLLTTFKIDLLRNHIVDRYFSAVKSLNIINDGQGLDYFIPSEDEISAGQLPFTHITGYCVIVVGTKHFTKTIPKAHLEYICKHIKIPIILIGGKEDAYLGTQLSIIDDFKIYNACGKYNLNQSAAIIKKAKFVITGDTGMMHIAAAFQKRTIAIFGSTDSRLGFSPYQSASNYSIVENTNLKCRPCHKHGKSTCPKKHFKCMLAINPQKIIDVI, encoded by the coding sequence ATGAATATATTAATTATTAGATTAAGTTCTATTGGTGATATTATACTCACTTCTCCTATTGTAAGATGCATCAAAAAACAAATGCGTGATGCCAAGATTGATTATATCACCAAAAAAGAATATACAAAACTACTAAGTGCTAATCCGAATATCAATACAGTATATACTTTAGATAATGATATAAAAATAATCAATAAAAATAAATATGATTATATTATAGACTTGCATGATAATATTCGTTCAAGAAAAATTTGTAGTCAGTTAGATGGCAAAGTACTACGATACAATAAACAACGATTTAAACGATGGTTGTTGACTACATTCAAAATAGATTTACTACGCAATCATATTGTTGACCGTTATTTTAGTGCTGTTAAATCTTTGAATATTATTAATGATGGACAAGGTTTAGACTATTTTATTCCGAGTGAAGATGAGATTTCTGCTGGACAATTGCCTTTTACACACATTACTGGATATTGTGTAATTGTTGTTGGAACAAAGCACTTTACTAAGACAATTCCTAAGGCACATTTAGAATACATTTGCAAACATATTAAAATTCCAATTATTTTAATTGGTGGAAAAGAAGATGCTTATTTAGGAACTCAACTGTCTATTATAGATGATTTTAAAATATATAATGCTTGTGGAAAGTATAATTTGAATCAATCGGCAGCTATAATAAAGAAAGCTAAATTTGTTATTACTGGCGACACTGGTATGATGCATATTGCTGCTGCATTTCAAAAAAGAACCATTGCTATTTTTGGTAGTACTGATAGTCGTTTAGGATTTTCGCCATATCAAAGTGCATCGAATTATAGTATAGTTGAAAACACAAATTTAAAATGCCGACCTTGTCATAAACATGGAAAAAGTACTTGTCCGAAAAAACATTTTAAGTGTATGTTAGCTATTAATCCTCAAAAAATTATTGATGTAATTTAA
- a CDS encoding gamma carbonic anhydrase family protein: MNKHQQEETNKVKKTDSVFIADTARVLGNVSLANNVSIWYGAVLRADLDAIIIDENTNIQENCVLHVDFGKPITIGKNNIVGHGAIIHGATIGNNNLIGMRATILNGATIGNHCIIGAHALVLENMQIPDGSMVLGAPAKIVKTLDITIIDKMIQEGVDEYVHLSEQYLKNK, from the coding sequence ATGAATAAACATCAACAAGAAGAAACTAACAAAGTTAAAAAAACAGATAGTGTTTTTATTGCTGATACTGCTAGAGTTTTAGGCAATGTTAGTTTGGCAAATAATGTTTCTATTTGGTATGGTGCTGTTTTAAGAGCAGATTTAGACGCTATTATTATTGATGAAAATACTAACATTCAAGAAAATTGTGTGTTGCATGTAGATTTTGGAAAACCAATTACTATTGGCAAAAATAATATTGTAGGACATGGTGCTATTATTCATGGTGCAACTATTGGCAATAACAATTTAATTGGTATGCGTGCTACCATTTTAAATGGAGCAACAATTGGCAATCATTGTATTATTGGTGCTCATGCTTTGGTGTTAGAAAATATGCAAATTCCTGATGGTAGTATGGTTTTAGGTGCACCTGCTAAAATTGTTAAAACCTTAGATATTACAATAATTGACAAAATGATACAAGAAGGTGTTGATGAATATGTACATTTATCAGAACAATATCTTAAAAACAAATGA
- a CDS encoding heme-binding domain-containing protein, with product MKKIIYAIVVILVVIQFIPTQINVQSTDMKNDISTLYTVPDDVKEILKTSCNDCHSNYTELPSYAKFQPVKMYLARHVKNGKKHLNFSEFATYDAKRQQKKLDEIAEEVEEHNMPLSSYTLIHTDAKLDDAKIQVLKSWVEGIQQNITVVSDSVSIN from the coding sequence ATGAAAAAAATAATTTATGCAATAGTTGTCATTTTGGTCGTAATTCAATTTATTCCAACACAAATCAATGTACAAAGTACAGATATGAAAAATGATATTAGTACTCTTTATACTGTTCCTGATGATGTGAAAGAAATTCTTAAAACATCTTGTAACGATTGCCATTCTAATTATACTGAATTACCAAGTTATGCTAAATTTCAACCAGTAAAAATGTATTTAGCACGACATGTAAAGAATGGAAAAAAACATTTGAATTTTTCAGAGTTTGCTACATACGATGCAAAAAGACAACAAAAAAAATTAGACGAAATTGCTGAAGAAGTTGAAGAACACAATATGCCACTTTCTTCCTATACTTTAATTCATACTGATGCTAAGTTAGATGATGCAAAAATACAAGTTTTAAAATCTTGGGTGGAAGGTATTCAACAAAACATAACTGTTGTTTCAGATAGTGTAAGTATTAACTAA
- the galT gene encoding galactose-1-phosphate uridylyltransferase encodes MSELRYNPLLDTYVMVAANRQNRPNLPKDWCPFCPGQDKKVPNHYDVFNYPNDFPVLSNLDAPAMFDVDNESDLYQKKNAIGGSEVILYTSKHEEQFYNLLDEHVLKLIDLWIERFNFYKKYDEVKYVFLFENKGEAVGVTMHHPHGQLYAYPFIPLKIKTELINAKKYYEKHHVNLFDEILNEELKNNQRIIFENDTFVMYLPFFTDYPYGVFIQSKKDKLYISDFNNNEQKDLVEVLKNTTGMFDSLFDKSFPYMMCMHQGAINDEEFTETQQRQFYRFHIEFYPPLRNENTIKYYASSEMGAWAAANTRAVEDTAVELKNALNKYQLSSTK; translated from the coding sequence ATGTCAGAATTAAGATATAATCCACTGTTAGATACTTATGTTATGGTTGCGGCGAATAGACAAAACCGACCGAATTTACCAAAAGATTGGTGTCCGTTTTGTCCAGGACAAGATAAAAAAGTGCCTAATCATTATGATGTGTTTAATTATCCAAATGATTTTCCTGTTTTGTCAAACTTAGATGCACCAGCAATGTTTGATGTAGATAATGAGTCAGATTTATATCAAAAGAAAAATGCTATTGGTGGAAGTGAAGTCATTTTATATACTTCAAAACACGAAGAACAATTTTATAATTTATTAGATGAACATGTATTGAAGTTGATTGATTTATGGATAGAAAGATTTAATTTTTATAAAAAATATGATGAAGTAAAATATGTTTTTTTGTTTGAGAATAAAGGAGAAGCTGTTGGTGTTACGATGCATCATCCACACGGACAGTTGTATGCTTATCCGTTTATTCCTTTAAAAATTAAAACAGAATTGATTAATGCTAAAAAATATTATGAAAAACATCATGTTAATTTGTTTGATGAAATTTTGAATGAAGAGCTAAAAAACAATCAACGCATTATATTTGAGAATGATACATTTGTAATGTATTTGCCTTTTTTTACAGATTATCCATATGGTGTATTTATACAAAGTAAAAAAGATAAATTATATATATCAGATTTTAATAATAATGAACAAAAAGATTTAGTAGAAGTTTTGAAAAATACTACTGGAATGTTTGATAGTTTGTTTGATAAATCATTTCCATATATGATGTGTATGCATCAAGGTGCTATCAATGATGAAGAATTTACAGAAACACAACAAAGACAATTTTATCGTTTTCATATAGAGTTTTATCCACCACTTAGAAATGAAAATACGATTAAGTATTATGCGTCTTCAGAAATGGGAGCGTGGGCAGCTGCGAATACCAGAGCAGTAGAAGACACAGCAGTAGAATTAAAAAACGCATTGAATAAATATCAATTATCAAGCACCAAATAA
- a CDS encoding galactokinase, with the protein MTNTQKLLQDFEQQYNQTPSAVYFAPGRINLIGEHIDYNGGRVLPAAISLGISAAVASNNDNTIALYANQYQQAYKISIDEVENYEINKNNIQWYDYVIACLKVLIDKNIRLQAKSIVLDSNLPLGAGLSSSAALECLILYIFNQNYYSENRIQLALDAQLAETKYIGVQCGIMDQFAVALGKQNHSIYLDCATLDYTYIPTDFQAYQIVIINSNQSRSLAHSAYNERRQSCEMAFKIVQQFDPADNLSQVHPISLSYIDDDELYFRAKHVITESGRVEQAVLALQKNEFEIFGQLLTASHQSLADDYEVSSEALNIIVHYATHFSHCLGARMIGAGFGGCCIALVEKEYTKQFINYVSKKYTEKANQSADFYIANIVDGVKQIV; encoded by the coding sequence ATGACCAATACTCAAAAATTACTTCAAGATTTTGAACAACAGTACAACCAAACACCAAGTGCTGTTTATTTTGCACCAGGAAGAATCAATTTAATAGGAGAACATATTGATTATAATGGAGGTCGTGTTTTACCAGCAGCAATTTCTTTGGGAATTAGTGCAGCTGTTGCTTCCAACAACGATAATACTATTGCACTTTATGCCAATCAATATCAACAAGCATATAAAATTAGTATAGATGAAGTTGAAAATTACGAAATAAATAAAAATAATATTCAATGGTATGATTATGTAATTGCTTGTTTAAAAGTTTTAATCGACAAAAATATTCGCTTACAAGCAAAGTCTATTGTATTAGATAGCAATTTACCATTAGGTGCTGGTTTATCATCTTCAGCTGCTTTAGAATGTTTAATATTATATATTTTTAATCAAAATTATTACTCTGAAAATAGAATACAATTAGCATTAGATGCACAGTTGGCTGAAACAAAATATATAGGTGTACAATGTGGTATTATGGATCAATTTGCTGTGGCATTAGGTAAACAAAATCATAGCATTTATTTAGATTGTGCTACGCTAGATTATACTTATATTCCTACAGATTTTCAAGCGTATCAAATCGTAATCATCAATTCTAATCAAAGTAGAAGTTTAGCACATTCTGCTTATAATGAAAGACGACAATCATGCGAAATGGCTTTTAAAATTGTACAACAATTTGATCCAGCAGACAATTTAAGTCAAGTACATCCAATATCATTAAGTTATATAGATGATGATGAATTATATTTTAGAGCTAAACATGTAATAACAGAATCTGGTAGAGTAGAACAAGCAGTATTGGCTTTGCAAAAAAATGAGTTTGAAATATTTGGTCAATTGTTAACAGCATCGCATCAATCATTAGCAGATGATTATGAAGTAAGCAGTGAAGCACTAAATATTATAGTACACTATGCTACACATTTTAGTCATTGTTTAGGTGCAAGAATGATAGGAGCAGGTTTTGGTGGTTGTTGTATTGCATTGGTTGAAAAAGAATATACCAAACAGTTTATAAATTATGTTTCAAAAAAATATACTGAAAAAGCAAACCAATCTGCAGATTTTTACATTGCCAATATTGTAGATGGAGTGAAGCAGATAGTGTAA
- a CDS encoding DUF1211 domain-containing protein: protein MNNLHHPSKKEFQVERIIFFSDAVFAIAITLLIIEIKVPLLHGSDITEKNFFNQLLLLSPQFLGFILSFFLIGLYWSIHHKMFGYVINYNSKLIWLNLLFLFSIALMPFSTAVYSEYSAPENIQLVLPYAVYVANICLTGFICFLIWTYIGNPKNKIAEHIPDGDFLKTAKIRSLLLPSIFIISLLISIISPIIARFSLFLIPFFMNIFKSKNNK, encoded by the coding sequence ATGAACAATTTACATCATCCAAGTAAAAAAGAGTTTCAAGTAGAAAGAATTATATTTTTTAGCGATGCCGTTTTTGCAATTGCTATTACATTATTAATTATAGAAATCAAAGTTCCTTTACTTCATGGTAGTGACATCACCGAAAAGAACTTTTTCAACCAGCTTTTATTACTTTCACCACAGTTTTTAGGATTTATTTTAAGTTTCTTTCTAATAGGACTTTATTGGTCTATACATCATAAAATGTTTGGTTATGTAATTAATTACAACAGTAAACTAATTTGGTTGAATCTTTTGTTTTTATTTTCAATAGCACTGATGCCTTTTTCAACTGCAGTTTATAGTGAATACTCAGCTCCAGAAAATATACAATTAGTGTTACCATATGCTGTTTATGTAGCCAATATTTGTTTAACTGGATTTATTTGTTTTTTAATTTGGACCTATATTGGCAATCCAAAAAATAAAATAGCAGAACACATTCCTGATGGTGATTTTTTAAAAACAGCTAAGATTCGGTCATTATTACTACCTTCTATTTTTATTATATCATTATTAATATCAATTATAAGTCCAATAATTGCTAGATTTTCATTATTCCTAATTCCATTTTTTATGAATATTTTTAAAAGCAAAAATAATAAATAG
- a CDS encoding DUF1446 domain-containing protein, whose translation MDTEKTVRIAGAQGFYGDSPFAAMQIAMQHEADYLMHDALAELTLSILQKDKLKDPNAGFAKDILIHAKTIYPIAFGKGIKIVTNSGGLNPNAAAQQVKAILEKQGIKGIKIATITGDDCVNRLDEFQSKGLLLENLDDNTVYEAKYPVTHANVYTGAQAVKDALDNGANLILAGRVADPCLALGILAHEFNWQIDDASTQESLNHLAFGITIGHILECGGQASGGNAYSEWPMDYNLSNLGYPIAKVKANDTAIITKAKNTGGKVSRNTVREQLVYEIHNPAHYITPDVIVDLTEIELKDISENEVAISGIKGKPKPEMLKLCIGQHEGFVTEQFFFFSYPYTYDKVQKFIQAVKEIWSKLPIKLEETRFNIIGVNGLHEDAVDLPSAEELNQRSELGVRIAIKHKDDRSGKMAMQSIVCLGLNGPPGLISVPGWGNVNRAMLSLWPTLIPRDLIEQKIEYFEL comes from the coding sequence ATGGATACTGAAAAAACTGTAAGAATAGCTGGTGCTCAAGGTTTTTATGGCGACTCTCCTTTTGCTGCTATGCAAATTGCTATGCAACACGAAGCCGATTATTTAATGCATGATGCCTTAGCTGAATTAACACTTTCTATTTTACAAAAAGACAAATTAAAAGACCCAAATGCTGGTTTTGCTAAAGATATTTTAATTCATGCCAAAACAATTTATCCAATTGCTTTTGGTAAAGGCATTAAAATAGTAACCAATTCTGGAGGATTAAATCCTAATGCTGCAGCTCAACAAGTCAAAGCTATTTTAGAAAAACAAGGTATAAAAGGCATTAAAATTGCTACAATTACTGGCGATGACTGCGTTAATCGTTTAGATGAATTTCAATCAAAAGGTTTACTACTAGAAAATTTAGATGACAATACTGTTTACGAAGCAAAATATCCTGTTACACATGCTAATGTTTATACTGGAGCTCAAGCAGTAAAAGATGCTTTAGATAATGGTGCCAACTTAATTTTAGCTGGCAGAGTAGCTGATCCTTGTTTGGCCTTAGGAATCTTAGCTCATGAATTTAATTGGCAAATTGATGACGCATCTACGCAAGAATCACTTAATCATTTGGCATTTGGTATTACAATTGGACATATTTTAGAATGTGGTGGACAAGCTTCTGGTGGAAACGCTTACTCTGAATGGCCAATGGATTATAATTTGTCTAATCTTGGCTATCCAATTGCAAAGGTAAAAGCTAATGATACGGCTATCATTACTAAAGCAAAAAATACAGGTGGTAAAGTTTCTAGAAATACAGTAAGAGAGCAGTTGGTTTATGAAATTCATAATCCAGCACATTATATCACACCAGATGTTATTGTTGATTTAACGGAAATTGAATTAAAAGATATTAGCGAAAATGAAGTAGCGATTAGTGGCATTAAAGGAAAACCAAAACCAGAAATGTTAAAATTGTGTATTGGTCAGCACGAAGGTTTTGTAACCGAACAATTTTTCTTTTTCTCCTATCCATATACTTATGATAAAGTACAGAAATTCATTCAAGCTGTAAAAGAAATTTGGTCGAAGTTACCTATAAAATTAGAAGAAACTCGATTTAATATTATAGGTGTAAATGGTTTACACGAAGATGCTGTTGATTTGCCTTCTGCTGAAGAATTAAATCAAAGAAGTGAATTAGGTGTCCGTATTGCTATTAAACATAAAGACGATAGAAGTGGAAAAATGGCTATGCAAAGTATTGTGTGTTTAGGTTTAAACGGACCACCAGGATTAATTTCGGTTCCAGGTTGGGGAAATGTAAACAGAGCGATGTTGAGTTTATGGCCAACGCTGATTCCTAGAGATTTAATTGAACAAAAAATTGAATATTTTGAACTATGA
- a CDS encoding site-specific integrase gives MLVQEKKFLSLKLRPTDLSMEKDWYIEAYVPTHNGLGKKRLQIRGKINKGKTVNERLNIAELMISQLEQWLVPQQTKSILKEALTLDSWQLKPKTISAYTTVLNLFTEFLKGKSEETVTKQQLTNFFIFLHAKGINPNTIAKYRNTLHILYSKAIKHDLISRNPVDRIPQMKKNPKSLMYFNDAQIAKLKSEIEKNNPQLWLAVMLLYYCFIRPNEQRHLLIRDINLDFEFIEILGEHSKNGKTQKVVIPTVLKEKLQFLKQYPSGYFVLGKYGTPGPEKIGHKWLNDNHKRFLDKLQIVGRYAFYSWKHTGVVKCVQAGLNIRDIQNQLRHHSLDMLQEYLKNLGVLQSVDLRDKFPEL, from the coding sequence ATGTTAGTACAAGAAAAAAAATTTTTGTCTCTAAAATTACGCCCTACTGACCTCTCTATGGAGAAGGACTGGTACATCGAGGCGTATGTGCCAACCCACAACGGACTGGGCAAAAAACGCCTACAAATACGAGGAAAAATTAACAAAGGCAAAACCGTCAACGAACGCCTAAACATCGCTGAACTCATGATATCACAGCTTGAGCAGTGGCTTGTACCACAGCAAACTAAATCTATTCTAAAAGAAGCGTTAACGCTGGATAGTTGGCAATTAAAACCCAAAACAATTAGTGCTTATACTACTGTACTTAATCTATTTACGGAGTTTTTAAAAGGCAAAAGTGAAGAAACCGTAACTAAACAACAGTTGACTAATTTTTTTATTTTTTTACATGCCAAAGGAATTAATCCTAATACTATTGCGAAATACAGAAACACACTACACATTCTTTACAGCAAAGCGATTAAACATGATTTAATTAGCCGAAATCCAGTAGACAGAATACCACAGATGAAAAAAAATCCTAAATCGCTCATGTATTTTAACGATGCTCAAATCGCTAAGCTAAAAAGTGAAATTGAAAAAAACAATCCGCAATTGTGGTTAGCCGTCATGTTACTGTATTACTGCTTTATTCGACCGAATGAACAAAGGCATTTGCTTATTCGTGATATTAATTTAGACTTTGAGTTTATAGAGATTTTAGGCGAACACTCCAAAAACGGAAAAACGCAAAAAGTAGTAATACCAACAGTTTTAAAAGAAAAATTGCAGTTCTTAAAACAGTATCCTAGCGGCTATTTTGTGCTTGGAAAATACGGTACTCCAGGACCAGAAAAAATAGGGCATAAATGGCTGAACGACAACCACAAGCGATTTTTAGACAAACTGCAAATTGTTGGGCGTTACGCCTTTTATTCTTGGAAACATACAGGCGTTGTAAAATGCGTACAAGCTGGTTTAAATATTCGCGATATACAAAACCAGTTAAGACACCACAGCTTAGATATGCTACAGGAATATTTAAAAAATTTAGGAGTTTTACAAAGCGTTGATTTGCGTGATAAGTTTCCAGAACTATAA